The sequence below is a genomic window from Phycisphaerales bacterium.
GCGGCTCGAAGTGCTGGGAACTGTGGCCGTCAACGGTCTGCATGGCGGGCTCCAAGCGCGGCTGGTGACAGGCGACGGGCAGGAGCCGCCAGCAGGAGGCGGCGGCAGGGTGGAATACGCGCCCGGGATGCGTGCCGGGTTGTCGAGACATGCAGTGCTCCGCAGGTGAGCCAATCAGATGGATTGCGACTTCAGTCAGGCAGACATTGTAGCGGAGGGGTTGGGAGGCGGTCTGCGCGGGCCGGTTCGAGAGCGGCGAGCGCTGCGGAAGAGTTGCCCACCGCGATGGGCATCAGGACAGCCCGGAATCGACCTTGACTTATTATGAGCATATGTCCATAATTAGGGATGAGGAATGCAGGTCATGTCGCGACCCCACAAATGTCGACTGATTGGACAACAGCCGAGCATCTGCCGGTTCAAGCCCGGCGGGTGTGCAGGCCGCCAACTGGACACGGTCGAGTTGGCGCTGGACAGCTGGAAGCGCTGCGACTTGCGGATTTCGAGGGGCTCTATCACGAAGCAGCGGCCGATCGGATGGGGATTTCGCGTCCGACCTTCGGGCGGTGCTGGAGCGATGCGCGGCACAAGGTTGCTGCGGCTGTGCGAGACGAAGATGCTAGTAATTCAAGGAGGTGCTGTGATGACGGCCTCCGAGCGCACGTTCGAGTGCGGCGTGTACTGGCCGGTTCGAGGTTCCGTTCGGGACCGGGTGGCCAGGCGAGTGTCCACATTGCAAGAGTAGCCAGATTCATCGCGTGGATGCGGGTCGTGAACCGCACCGCGGTGGCGACGGCCGGCGCTGCCGACGGCGGCGCGGTTGGGCGCAACGAAGTCGGGAGGTTACGGACGGGGTGGTGCAGGAGACAAAGGGATGAGAATCGCGGTGGCCTCAGACGACGGATTGCGGGTGGCACAACATACGGGAAGGTGTGCTGGGTTCGTGGTCTACGAGTTGATGGGTAACACAGCGATACGCATTGGGTATCGGCAAAACACATTCACGGCGCACGCGCGGGGGGAGTGTCATGGTGAGCATGAACATGGCGGATCCGGTGAGCATCATGCCCATGGACCGCTGCTGACTGCGCTGGGCGACTGCCGCGTACTCGTGACGCGGGGGCTTGGACCCCGGCTCGTGGTGGATTTGGCCGGTCGCGATATTGATGCGTACGTCTGCGGAGTGGATGGGGTCGAAGAGGCGGCGCAGCTTTACGCAGCCGGCGCTTTGCCGAAGGCGTGTGGGAGTGGTTGCGGGCGGCACAGTGGATGAGCGGGCGGTAATGAGGAGTTCAGAACCAGTTTCGTACCAGGCCGGGGCGGACATCCTGGCAGCCGCGAGTGCGAGTTGTCACCCGGCGTGTGTCGCATGCAAAGACATCGAGGCGGGTGGATTGGGTTGCGCTTTGTCGCTGAGGATGCCGGTTTCGTGGTCGCAGAGTTCGCCTGCGACGCCGCCTACCAAGGTTACCCTGATCGGTTGCACGGTGGCATTGTGGCAACGCTACTCGACGCCGCGATGACTCATTGCCTCTTCGCGCGGGGTGTGCGGGGATTCACAGCACGCCTGCAAATCCAGTATCACCGGCCGGTGCTGCTTCATCAGTGCGCGGAAGTGCGTGCGTGGGTATGTGACGGTCGTGCCCCGATCTACTTTCTGGAGAGCGAGGTGCGGCAACAGCGTGAGCTGTGTGCGTCGGCGAAGGCGAGCTTCTACGGGGTGGTGGACGGTAGCACGGCGCAGGGGTGCACACCGATCTGACCCGAGGAGCGCCGCCGGTCGGTGTTGGGGAACGGATCTGGTTATCGGTACCAGCGTTGTTGAAGTACACGGCCAGGGTCGATCACCACTGCATGATGATTCCTGCGGGGGCACCAGGTCGTTTGAGTGAGATTGCGTTTTGGGGGACTGGTGGCACCACACCCCCAAGAAATCGAACCAGGTGAATGTAAGTACCGGACTTGCTCTCCACGGTGCAGGAACACGCTACGAAGGGTGTAGACGGAGCATGAACGCACTGCGTCCGTACCCGCTTTCGATGTGCGGATTGTCCGGAATTCGTGCAGGCGGCGTAAGTTCGCGACCGGAGCAGCTCGATAAACGATGTGGGAGGTATGGTGCGATGCGCGATCCCACGCGAGCCTTGCTGCCACTGGCCCATGCGATCTTTCTGGCCCACATGTCTGCGCTGGTTTTCGGCGTGTCATTGCTGGCGTGGGGCTTTGCGCCCGTTATTTTGCACCGCCTTACAAGTAATCAGCCCCCGCGAATTGAGCTCTTTGCCGTAAGCAGTTTCACAGTGCTGTCGGGACTGGTGTATATCGGCTTGGCGATGCTGATCTGGCGGCGGGTTGCCTGGGGGCTGCGCGGCTCGCTGTGGTTATCGTTAACTCTGCTGGTGGCGATTTTAACTGTGGCCATGCTCGACGTGGGGTCGGTGTCGCTCTTCCCACTGCTCCTCTCGATCAGTTCCGGCCTTACAGCCGTGCTTGCTTGTCCGCCTTACAGATGAACCTGTCATGGAAGATGGCTCGACCGCGGCCGTTCCCAGGAGTGCCGGAGCGGGCCTAGCAGAGGACTTTCGCACCGGGGCTGTGCCGGTGCAACATTCCTTTTACGCAACGTTATCGGTAACCGGGCGATTCCGCCGCCCAGCCGCAGCAACACCCACTCTCGACCGATACTGGTAGTACCGCGGTCGCGTACCGCTGAGTGTAGAAGCACCAACGCGAGCATGCCGGCGGGGGTGCCCATGGTGATCTGGAGGCGATATGCAGCAGGCGCTCCCCAAATTCGAGTTCCAGGATGTGGCCGACGGCTATTTCCTGATCGTGTGCCGGGGTGAATTGTGCTGGGAGGACCGCGCCACGCTGGTGCCGGAGGTCGAACGACAGCTCCAGGAACGACCGACGCCGGCGGGCATCATCTTGGATCTCGGTGCGGTGAACTTTGTCAGCTCGGCGGGTGTGGGAGCCCTGTTCCTGCTGATCCAGACGGCTCGGGCACGGGGATTGGCTGTTGCGTTCGCACAGGTTCCGACGCGAATCGTACGTATTTTCGAAGCCGTCGGACTCGACCGGTTGGCGCTGCTCCGGGCCAACCGTGCTTGGTGCGTGTGCGGAGCTGGCAGGTACGCCGCCGGAAACCGGAAAGGATGCCGCTGCGCCCACACTCCGGGGGCGTGGGCCGAACTGGGAGTCCACGAATCCATCGCCGCGGCCACGCTTGGCGGCACGGCTGCCGTAACCAACTTCGGCCTGTTCATGTTTGCCTGGTGCTACCAATGTGGTCGCCCATGGGAGTAGGTGTGCGATGACGACGATGACCGCAACTGCCACCCCGCAGTCATCCTTGGTGCCGGCGCTCGCCCCAACGGCGAATGGGCGTCCGGCCTCGCCGGGACGCTTGATCGATATCCCCTTGCTGATGATGCGTGGCTTGGACGGTCCGGACATTTGGGACCGGCTGGGGACGGCGGCCGTGCGGGAGCAGGCGAGCGACATCCACCTGACAAATCAGGCCGACGGGCTGCACATCGCGGTGCGCATCGATGGGCGGTTGTGGCGGCAGGGGTGCTGCCGACGGAACTCGGTCAGCGGTTGACGAATCACGTGAAGATCATGGCGCTGCTGGATGTCGCCGATCGCCGGCGCCCGCAGGATGGCCACGCCACGCTCGGAATCGACGGACGGCCGATCGACCTGCGTGTTTCAGTACTGCCGACGAACCACGGCGAGGCGGTGGCGATCCGGCTGCTGGATCGGGACGCGGGGCGGCTACAGTTGGAACAGCTCGGTTTGGTGGTGAGCAACTGCGGGCGGTGCACGACCTGATCCAGTCGCCGAGTGGTTTGATCCTGGTGACGGGTGCCACCGGGGCGGGAAAGACGACGACGCTGTATGCGATGCTGAATGCGCTTATCCGGGGAGCATCGCAAGATCGTGACCGTGGAGAACCCGGTTGAGTACGACCTGCCACACGTGGATCAGGCGCAGGTGAACCGCAAGATCGGGCTGGACTTCCCGACGCTGGTGCGGAGCGTACTGCGCCCAGGACCCTAACGTGATCATGATCGGTGAGGTGCGCGACGCAGAGACGGCGGACGCAGTAGTGCGGGCCGCCAACAGCGGGCGACTGGTCTTTGCGACCACACACGCGATTCACTGTGCGGCCGCGCGGAGAGTCTGATTGCACTGGGGGCACATCCGCACTTCGTGGCACGGTCGTTCCGTGGCGCCGTGGCGCAGACGTTGCTGCGGAAGCTTTGTCCAAGTTGTACCGTGACGCTGGAAGAGACGGCCGACGTTACGCTGCTCGACGATGTGCTGCGGCACCTGGAGCCCGGAGAGCGGCCGATGCTGTCGTTTGGGCGCGGGTGTGCAGACTGCCGCTTCTCAGGGTATCGGGGACGCACGGGTATCTTCGA
It includes:
- the tadA gene encoding Flp pilus assembly complex ATPase component TadA; translated protein: MHDLIQSPSGLILVTGATGAGKTTTLYAMLNALIRGASQDRDRGEPG
- the tadA gene encoding Flp pilus assembly complex ATPase component TadA; this encodes MTVENPVEYDLPHVDQAQVNRKIGLDFPTLVRSVLRPGP
- the tadA gene encoding Flp pilus assembly complex ATPase component TadA translates to MKIMALLDVADRRRPQDGHATLGIDGRPIDLRVSVLPTNHGEAVAIRLLDRDAGRLQLEQLGLVVSNCGRCTT
- a CDS encoding PaaI family thioesterase, which codes for MQRHRGGWIGLRFVAEDAGFVVAEFACDAAYQGYPDRLHGGIVATLLDAAMTHCLFARGVRGFTARLQIQYHRPVLLHQCAEVRAWVCDGRAPIYFLESEVRQQRELCASAKASFYGVVDGSTAQGCTPI
- the tadA gene encoding Flp pilus assembly complex ATPase component TadA, encoding MIMIGEVRDAETADAVVRAANSGRLVFATTHAIHCAAARRV
- a CDS encoding STAS domain-containing protein, which gives rise to MQQALPKFEFQDVADGYFLIVCRGELCWEDRATLVPEVERQLQERPTPAGIILDLGAVNFVSSAGVGALFLLIQTARARGLAVAFAQVPTRIVRIFEAVGLDRLALLRANRAWCVCGAGRYAAGNRKGCRCAHTPGAWAELGVHESIAAATLGGTAAVTNFGLFMFAWCYQCGRPWE